A genomic segment from Nicotiana tabacum cultivar K326 chromosome 7, ASM71507v2, whole genome shotgun sequence encodes:
- the LOC107794836 gene encoding putative pectinesterase 11, with protein MDAASLIIKFHVIFFILLLVCSNSNSTLAMAANDSSSGGVTNFSTAILIRVDQSGQGDFKKIQDAIDAVPSNNSELFFIWVKPGTYREKIVVPGDKPFITLSGTEASNTIITWSEGGDITDSPTLTVLASDFVARYLTIQNSFGTSGKAVALKVKGDRVAFYGCRIQSYQDTLLDDAGRHYYSNCYIEGAVDFIFGNAASLYERCHIHSVAAGAITAQGRESPLENTGFTFLGCKITGTGGSTALGRPWGSYSRVVFAYTFMSSIIQPEGWNDWGDSTKQSTAYYGEYKCYGAGANRSKRVGWSRSLSNEEAAPFLTKNMIGGRSWLRPAPTHFKRRSTIVTPTGEN; from the exons ATGGATGCTGCTTCATTGATAATCAAATTTCATGTTATATTTTTCATACTTCTACTAGTTTGTTCTAATAGTAATTCAACTTTAGCCATGGCTGCTAATGACTCTAGTTCAGGAGGAGTTACAAACTTTTCTACGGCCATTCTTATTAGAGTAGACCAATCTGGTCAAGGAGATTTCAAGAAAATCCAAGACGCTATTGATGCTGTTCCATCGAATAATTCTGAATTATTCTTCATTTGGGTTAAGCCTGGGACTTATAG AGAGAAGATTGTGGTTCCTGGTGATAAGCCATTCATAACGTTGAGTGGAACTGAGGCTTCTAACACCATAATTACATGGAGTGAAGGTGGAGATATTACTGATTCTCCTACACTAACTGTATTAGCTTCCGATTTTGTTGCAAGATATCTAACAATTCAG AATTCATTCGGAACAAGTGGAAAAGCTGTAGCACTAAAGGTTAAAGGAGATAGAGTAGCATTCTATGGATGTAGAATTCAATCGTACCAGGACACTTTGTTAGACGATGCTGGGAGGCATTATTATAGCAACTGCTATATTGAAGGGGCCGTTGATTTCATTTTTGGAAATGCAGCATCTCTCTATGAA AGGTGCCATATTCATTCAGTTGCAGCAGGAGCAATAACTGCTCAAGGAAGAGAGTCCCCTTTAGAAAATACAGGATTTACTTTTTTGGGTTGCAAGATAACAGGAACAGGAGGGAGCACTGCATTAGGGAGGCCATGGGGTTCATATTCGAGGGTGGTATTTGCCTACACATTTATGTCCTCTATCATACAGCCTGAGGGATGGAATGACTGGGGAGATTCTACCAAGCAAAG CACTGCATACTATGGTGAATACAAGTGTTATGGAGCAGGGGCTAATAGATCAAAGAGGGTGGGTTGGTCACGTAGCCTATCGAACGAGGAAGCTGCACCATTTCTGACCAAGAATATGATCGGAGGGCGAAGTTGGTTAAGGCCTGCGCCTACCCATTTCAAGAGACGTTCAACTATTGTAACTCCCACCGGAGAAAACTAA